The proteins below are encoded in one region of Macrobrachium rosenbergii isolate ZJJX-2024 chromosome 29, ASM4041242v1, whole genome shotgun sequence:
- the LOC136854381 gene encoding uncharacterized protein — protein sequence MATHSSASAAQDNMKGIKVLVLSCLTAVALAQRTATTGNNANSNTRLFGGGGLLGGLVAGANQALGGALNPGFGGGFNQGFGGGFNQGFGGGFGGGINPGFGGGVNPGFGGGFGGLSQTCRRWCRTPEGQAYCCESNNEPDTLPFVKPGVCPPVRPQCPPVRNFAPPQTCSNDSKCGGVDKCCYDRCLEEHVCKPPVGSGGFGGFGR from the exons ATGGCAACTCACTCCTCCGCGAGTGCTGCTCAGGACAACATGAAG GGAATAAAGGTATTAGTACTCAGCTGTCTGACAGCTGTTGCCCTCGCGCAAAGAACTGCCACCACCGGCAACAACGCTAACAGCAACACGCGCTTATTCGGCGGAGGAGGACTCCTCGGCGGCCTCGTGGCCGGAGCCAACCAAGCCCTCGGTGGCGCCCTGAACCCAGGCTTCGGAGGAGGCTTCAACCAAGGCTTCGGAGGAGGCTTCAACCAAGGCTTCGGAGGAGGCTTCGGAGGTGGAATTAACCCCGGCTTCGGGGGCGGCGTCAATCCTGGATTTGGCGGAGGATTCGGTGGGCTCTCGCAGACTTGCAGGCGTTGGTGCCGAACTCCCGAGGGACAGGCGTACTGCTGCGAGAGCAACAATGAGCCTGATACCCTCCCCTTCGTGAAGCCAGGCGTATGCCCTCCCGTCAGGCCTCAGTGCCCACCCGTCAGGAACTTCGCCCCTCCGCAGACGTGCTCCAACGACAGCAAGTGCGGAGGCGTCGACAAGTGCTGCTACGACAGGTGTCTTGAGGAGCACGTGTGCAAACCCCCTGTTGGTTCGGGTGGATTTGGAGGTTTTGGTCGCTAA
- the LOC136854382 gene encoding uncharacterized protein, giving the protein MKGLQVLFVCCLTASAFAQDQANEGNAGNTRFFGGGIDPAFGGGINPGFGGGFGGVSNTCRRWCRTPEGQAYCCETNDEPDTIPFVKPGVCPPVRPQCPPVRSFAPPQPCSNDSKCGGVDKCCFDRCLEEHVCKPPVGSSGFGGIGFRR; this is encoded by the exons ATGAAG ggaTTACAAGTTCTGTTCGTCTGCTGTTTGACAGCTTCTGCCTTTGCGCAAGATCAGGCCAACGAAGGAAACGCAGGAAATACGCGATTCTTTGGAGGTGGAATCGACCCAGCTTTTGGAGGTGGAATCAACCCAGGCTTCGGAGGAGGATTCGGAGGAGTCTCCAACACGTGCCGACGTTGGTGCCGAACTCCCGAGGGACAGGCATACTGCTGCGAGACCAACGATGAGCCTGACACCATTCCCTTCGTGAAGCCAGGTGTATGCCCTCCCGTCAGGCCTCAGTGCCCACCCGTCAGGAGCTTTGCCCCTCCACAGCCATGCTCCAACGACAGCAAGTGCGGAGGCGTCGACAAGTGCTGCTTCGACAGGTGTCTTGAGGAGCACGTGTGCAAACCCCCTGTTGGGTCTTCCGGCTTCGGTGGGATCGGTTTTCGTCGTTAA
- the LOC136854546 gene encoding uncharacterized protein isoform X1, with the protein MKGSRVLFVCCLTASAFAQDQGNAGNTRFFGGGIDPAFGGGIDPAFGGGINPGFGGGFGGVSNTCRRWCRTPEGQAYCCETNDEPDTIPFVKPGVCPPVRPQCPPVRSFAPPQTCSNDSKCGGVDKCCFDRCLEEHVCKPPVGSSGFGGIGFGR; encoded by the exons ATGAAG ggATCACGAGTTCTGTTCGTCTGCTGCCTGACAGCTTCTGCCTTTGCGCAAGATCAAGGAAATGCAGGCAACACTCGATTCTTTGGAGGTGGAATCGACCCAGCTTTTGGAG GTGGAATCGACCCAGCTTTTGGAGGTGGAATCAacccaggctttggaggaggatTCGGAGGAGTGTCCAACACGTGCAGACGTTGGTGCCGAACTCCCGAGGGACAGGCATACTGCTGCGAGACCAACGATGAGCCTGACACCATTCCCTTCGTGAAGCCAGGTGTATGCCCTCCCGTCAGGCCTCAGTGCCCACCCGTCAGGAGCTTTGCCCCTCCACAGACTTGCTCCAACGACAGCAAGTGCGGAGGCGTCGACAAATGCTGCTTCGACAGGTGTCTTGAGGAGCACGTGTGCAAGCCCCCAGTTGGATCTTCCGGCTTCGGTGGAATCGGTTTTGGCCGCTGA
- the LOC136854546 gene encoding uncharacterized protein isoform X2, protein MKGLQVLFVCCLAASAFAQDQANEGNAGNTRFFGGGIDPAFGGGINPGFGGGFGGVSNTCRRWCRTPEGQAYCCETNDEPDTIPFVKPGVCPPVRPQCPPVRSFAPPQTCSNDSKCGGVDKCCFDRCLEEHVCKPPVGSSGFGGIGFGR, encoded by the exons ATGAAG ggaTTACAAGTTCTGTTCGTCTGCTGTTTGGCAGCGTCTGCCTTTGCCCAAGATCAGGCTAACGAAGGAAACGCAGGAAATACGCGATTCTTTGGAGGTGGAATCGACCCAGCTTTTGGAGGTGGAATCAacccaggctttggaggaggatTCGGAGGAGTGTCCAACACGTGCAGACGTTGGTGCCGAACTCCCGAGGGACAGGCATACTGCTGCGAGACCAACGATGAGCCTGACACCATTCCCTTCGTGAAGCCAGGTGTATGCCCTCCCGTCAGGCCTCAGTGCCCACCCGTCAGGAGCTTTGCCCCTCCACAGACTTGCTCCAACGACAGCAAGTGCGGAGGCGTCGACAAATGCTGCTTCGACAGGTGTCTTGAGGAGCACGTGTGCAAGCCCCCAGTTGGATCTTCCGGCTTCGGTGGAATCGGTTTTGGCCGCTGA
- the LOC136854546 gene encoding uncharacterized protein isoform X3, whose amino-acid sequence MKGSRVLFVCCLTASAFAQDQGNAGNTRFFGGGIDPAFGGGINPGFGGGFGGVSNTCRRWCRTPEGQAYCCETNDEPDTIPFVKPGVCPPVRPQCPPVRSFAPPQTCSNDSKCGGVDKCCFDRCLEEHVCKPPVGSSGFGGIGFGR is encoded by the exons ATGAAG ggATCACGAGTTCTGTTCGTCTGCTGCCTGACAGCTTCTGCCTTTGCGCAAGATCAAGGAAATGCAGGCAACACTCGATTCTTTGGAGGTGGAATCGACCCAGCTTTTGGAGGTGGAATTAacccaggctttggaggaggatTCGGAGGAGTCTCCAACACCTGCAGACGTTGGTGCCGAACTCCCGAGGGACAGGCATACTGCTGCGAGACCAACGATGAGCCTGACACCATTCCCTTCGTGAAGCCAGGTGTATGCCCTCCCGTGCGGCCTCAGTGCCCACCCGTCAGGAGCTTTGCCCCTCCACAGACTTGCTCCAACGACAGCAAGTGCGGAGGCGTCGACAAATGCTGCTTCGACAGGTGTCTTGAGGAGCACGTGTGCAAGCCCCCAGTTGGGTCTTCCGGCTTCGGTGGAATCGGTTTTGGCCGCTGA
- the LOC136854383 gene encoding uncharacterized protein codes for MKGLQVLFVSCLAASALAQDDAAKQGNEGSTRFLGGGGFGGVDPGFGGGFNPGFGGGFNPAFGGGFNPGFGGVNPGFGGGFGGGINPGFGGGFGGVSNTCRRWCRTPEGQAYCCESNNEPDTIPFVKPGVCPPVRPQCPPVRSFAPPQTCSNDSKCGGVDKCCFDRCLEEHVCKPPVGSGGFGGIGFGR; via the exons ATGAAG GGATTACAAGTTCTGTTCGTCAGCTGTTTGGCAGCTTCCGCCTTAGCGCAAGACGACGCAGCCAAGCAAGGAAACGAAGGCAGCACCAGATTCCTTGGAGGCGGTGGCTTCGGAGGAGTCGATCCAGGATTTGGAGGCGGATTCAACCCAGGTTTTGGAGGCGGATTCAACCCCGCATTTGGAGGTGGCTTTAACCCAGGCTTCGGAGGGGTCAACCCAGGATTTGGAGGTGGCTTTGGAGGTGGAATCAacccaggctttggaggaggatTCGGAGGAGTCTCCAACACGTGCAGACGTTGGTGCCGAACTCCCGAGGGACAGGCATACTGCTGCGAGAGCAACAACGAGCCTGACACCATTCCCTTCGTGAAGCCAGGTGTATGCCCTCCCGTCAGGCCTCAGTGCCCACCCGTCAGGAGCTTTGCCCCTCCACAGACATGCTCCAACGACAGCAAGTGCGGAGGCGTCGACAAGTGCTGCTTCGACAGGTGTCTTGAGGAGCACGTGTGCAAACCCCCTGTTGGGTCTGGTGGATTTGGTGGCATCGGTTTTGGCCGCTGA
- the LOC136854384 gene encoding ATP-dependent RNA helicase glh-2-like: protein MKLLEVLFVCCLAASSFAQDDKSRRNQGNTRFFGGFSPSFGGGFNHGFGGGFNHGFGGGFTPSFGGGFSHGFGGFNPGFGGGFGGFSQTCRRWCRSPLGQAYCCESNNEPDTIPFVKPGVCPPVRPQCPPVRSFAPPRTCSNDSKCGGVDKCCFDTCLQEHVCKPPVGSSGFGGFGFGR, encoded by the exons ATGAAG CTATTAGAAGTTCTGTTCGTCTGCTGTTTGGCAGCTTCCTCCTTTGCGCAAGACGATAAAAGCAGAAGGAATCAAGGTAATACCCGATTCTTTGGAGGATTCTCCCCAAGTTTTGGAGGCGGATTTAACCATGGTTTTGGAGGGGGATTCAACCATGGTTTTGGAGGAGGATTTACTCCAAGTTTTGGAGGTGGATTCAGCCATGGATTTGGAGGATTCAACCCTGGATTTGGAGGTGGATTCGGTGGATTTTCCCAGACCTGCAGACGCTGGTGCCGGTCGCCCCTTGGACAAGCGTACTGCTGCGAGAGCAACAATGAACCTGACACCATTCCCTTTGTGAAGCCGGGTGTGTGCCCTCCCGTGCGGCCTCAGTGCCCACCCGTCAGGAGCTTCGCCCCGCCCCGGACATGCTCCAATGACAGCAAGTGCGGTGGCGTCGACAAGTGCTGCTTCGACACCTGTCTCCAGGAACACGTGTGCAAACCACCTGTTGGATCTTCCGGCTTTGGTGGATTCGGTTTTGGCCGTTAA